A window from Ignavibacteriota bacterium encodes these proteins:
- a CDS encoding PD40 domain-containing protein: MKLKIKIIIMLFVSTSFVFGRLPKNNSGNISEDDTASFVGKKISPEFNSWKDENSGYEITQWTSNGSSSHPYFTINSFIDEENVLIFSKRSGKKQLYKLNLTSGVMIQITNLNRLRNIEHLPDLKTVWLFDEKNLISLNTETLETNEIFNFEDFPYSVGSFTVTCDGKWFVFSSNRKEQKDGDCEYGPYEIYKLNLIDKSISPIIHITGFNIGHLQANPVDPNLILYCWQWEALGRQKLVGDTPIRMWWINIDGTDGGPLKQAFGLHATHEAWSPDGKFVTYSGDFRFGLQKGREILGFQSFDGTVNKMYDASVWHAHQTIFKDNKHWISDLYNHDDRKLVMFTRGEDKMEKEEILFEHGSSWDGQDSHPHPRFSPNGKYILFSTDKTGDAQVYTVKVNLEKIK; encoded by the coding sequence ATGAAATTAAAAATCAAAATAATAATTATGCTGTTTGTTTCAACCAGTTTTGTATTTGGCAGGTTACCAAAAAATAATTCTGGTAATATTTCTGAAGACGATACAGCAAGCTTTGTCGGGAAAAAAATATCTCCAGAGTTTAATTCGTGGAAGGATGAAAATTCCGGGTATGAAATTACGCAATGGACTTCAAACGGCTCAAGCTCTCATCCTTACTTTACAATTAATTCATTTATTGATGAAGAAAATGTTTTAATCTTTTCTAAAAGATCTGGAAAAAAACAATTATATAAATTAAATCTTACTTCCGGAGTAATGATTCAAATTACAAATCTAAACCGACTCAGAAATATTGAGCATTTACCAGATTTAAAAACAGTTTGGTTATTTGATGAAAAAAACCTTATTTCACTAAATACAGAAACCTTAGAAACAAATGAAATATTTAATTTCGAAGATTTTCCATATTCCGTTGGTTCTTTCACTGTTACCTGTGATGGTAAATGGTTTGTTTTTTCATCTAACAGAAAAGAACAAAAAGATGGAGATTGTGAATACGGTCCATATGAGATTTATAAGTTGAATCTTATTGATAAATCAATATCTCCAATAATTCATATAACCGGTTTTAATATTGGACATTTGCAAGCTAATCCAGTTGATCCAAATTTAATATTATACTGCTGGCAGTGGGAAGCTTTAGGCAGACAAAAATTAGTTGGTGATACACCAATCAGAATGTGGTGGATTAACATTGATGGCACAGATGGTGGACCATTAAAACAAGCTTTTGGGTTACACGCCACACATGAAGCTTGGAGTCCTGATGGGAAATTTGTTACTTATTCCGGCGATTTTAGATTCGGGCTTCAAAAAGGAAGGGAGATTCTGGGTTTTCAATCATTTGACGGTACTGTAAATAAAATGTATGATGCATCGGTATGGCATGCACATCAAACAATTTTTAAGGATAACAAACATTGGATTTCTGATCTTTATAATCACGACGATCGTAAATTAGTTATGTTTACACGAGGTGAAGATAAAATGGAAAAGGAAGAAATTCTATTTGAACACGGATCAAGCTGGGATGGACAAGATTCACATCCGCATCCAAGATTTAGTCCAAATGGAAAGTATATTTTATTTAGTACAGATAAAACTGGTGATGCCCAAGTTTATACTGTGAAAGTTAATTTAGAAAAAATTAAATAA
- a CDS encoding glucosamine-6-phosphate deaminase, producing MQELLGDNLNVYIYLNRQEMGKKAAIDIVEKLKSLLKIKDEVRMIFAAAPSQDDMTSELIKYTEVEWNRVVAFHMDEYIGLEQDAPQKFGNYLKKKVFDHLPFKEVHYIDQPNLSAEEICSKYETKINERPIDIICMGIGENGHIAFNDPPVADFEDKKLVKIVELDNICRQQQVNDGCFASFDQVPKHAITLTIPVFKNAENLFCVVPNERKAKAVKSTLEDSVSTECPSTILRKHKSAKLYLDRDSAKLLLLQ from the coding sequence ATGCAAGAACTATTAGGTGATAATTTAAATGTATACATTTATTTAAATCGACAAGAAATGGGTAAAAAAGCTGCGATTGATATTGTTGAGAAATTGAAATCGTTACTAAAAATAAAAGATGAAGTGAGAATGATTTTTGCTGCAGCTCCTTCTCAAGATGATATGACTTCAGAATTAATTAAGTATACAGAAGTTGAATGGAATAGAGTAGTTGCATTTCATATGGATGAATATATTGGTTTGGAACAAGATGCTCCTCAAAAATTTGGAAATTATTTAAAGAAAAAAGTTTTTGATCATCTGCCATTTAAAGAAGTTCACTATATCGATCAGCCTAATTTATCAGCTGAGGAAATTTGTTCAAAATACGAAACAAAGATAAATGAAAGACCAATTGATATAATTTGTATGGGAATTGGTGAAAATGGTCATATTGCTTTTAATGACCCCCCGGTTGCCGATTTTGAAGATAAAAAATTAGTCAAGATAGTTGAACTTGATAATATATGCAGACAGCAACAAGTTAATGACGGATGCTTTGCTTCATTCGATCAAGTACCGAAACACGCTATCACCCTTACAATTCCAGTATTTAAAAATGCTGAGAATTTATTTTGTGTTGTTCCTAATGAAAGAAAAGCTAAGGCAGTTAAATCTACACTTGAAGATTCTGTATCAACAGAATGTCCTTCAACAATTTTAAGAAAACATAAATCAGCTAAGCTTTACTTAGATAGAGATTCTGCAAAATTATTATTATTGCAATGA
- a CDS encoding glycoside hydrolase, with protein MTLKILNLMTKMIILILLIKSISIAQNQKKISNFGELSLILNVLDYGAIGDGIQLNTKAFQKAINDCSISGGKIIIPPGKYLTGSLTIKSNVTIEILNGAAILGSTKLTDYEEHIPELQSYNDVFLRYSLFYAEKAENIKISGDGTIDGQGSSFIRTTKEKPQRYMNRPYVIRFVECKNVSIENINMQNSAMWMQQYLACEYLTIRGIKVYNHANYNNDMMDIDGCKNVIISDCFGDTDDDGITLKSTSNRITENVTITNCVVSSHCNAIKLGTESIGGFKNITISNIVVKPSESKTKITGYHAGISGITLGMVDGGILDGVMINNIIIDGPQVPIFLRLGNRGRTIRDDMQKPNVGVFQNVNISNIIASNTGQFGCSVTGLENYPIKNISLSNISIHYKGGITEEISLVVPELENEYPESNMFGILPSYGFYFRNIENLKLDNIDFRLTEKDTRYSMIFKGINILTLKNILINNNYSEKGVVLFDKVMRTNLENPKINYGSSKYFDYMNVD; from the coding sequence ATGACTTTAAAAATTCTTAATTTAATGACAAAAATGATAATTTTGATTTTACTCATTAAATCAATTTCAATTGCTCAAAATCAAAAAAAAATATCAAACTTTGGAGAGTTAAGCTTAATATTAAATGTTTTAGATTATGGCGCAATTGGTGACGGTATACAATTAAATACAAAAGCTTTTCAAAAAGCAATAAATGACTGTTCGATTAGTGGAGGAAAGATTATTATTCCACCCGGTAAATATTTAACTGGATCTTTAACAATCAAAAGCAATGTGACAATTGAAATACTAAATGGAGCTGCTATTTTAGGTTCAACAAAATTAACGGATTATGAAGAACATATTCCTGAACTTCAATCATATAATGATGTTTTTTTACGTTACAGTTTGTTCTATGCTGAAAAAGCTGAAAATATTAAAATTAGCGGAGATGGTACAATTGATGGTCAAGGTTCATCTTTTATCAGAACAACCAAAGAAAAACCGCAGAGATATATGAATCGACCATATGTGATACGTTTTGTTGAATGTAAAAATGTATCAATTGAAAATATTAATATGCAGAATTCTGCAATGTGGATGCAGCAATATTTAGCTTGCGAATATCTTACGATTAGAGGAATAAAAGTTTATAACCATGCAAATTATAATAATGATATGATGGATATTGACGGATGTAAAAATGTAATTATTTCCGATTGTTTTGGAGATACTGATGATGATGGAATTACTTTAAAAAGTACAAGCAATAGAATTACAGAAAATGTAACAATTACCAATTGTGTTGTTAGTAGCCATTGTAATGCAATTAAATTAGGCACAGAATCAATTGGCGGATTTAAGAATATCACAATTTCAAATATTGTTGTAAAGCCGTCTGAATCTAAAACAAAAATAACTGGCTATCACGCTGGAATTAGCGGAATAACATTAGGAATGGTAGATGGTGGAATTTTAGACGGTGTGATGATTAATAATATTATAATCGATGGACCGCAAGTTCCAATATTTTTAAGATTAGGAAATAGAGGAAGAACAATAAGAGATGATATGCAAAAACCAAATGTTGGCGTATTTCAAAATGTAAATATTTCTAATATAATTGCTTCAAATACTGGACAATTCGGTTGTTCAGTTACGGGCTTAGAAAATTATCCAATAAAAAATATTTCATTATCAAATATTAGCATTCACTATAAAGGCGGAATAACAGAAGAAATAAGTTTGGTTGTTCCTGAATTAGAGAATGAGTATCCTGAAAGTAACATGTTTGGAATACTTCCTTCATATGGATTTTATTTTAGAAACATTGAAAATTTGAAATTAGATAATATTGATTTTAGATTAACTGAGAAAGACACTAGGTATTCAATGATTTTTAAAGGTATTAATATTCTTACATTAAAAAATATTCTAATAAATAATAATTATTCTGAAAAAGGAGTAGTTTTATTTGATAAGGTAATGCGCACTAATCTGGAAAATCCAAAAATTAATTACGGAAGTTCTAAATATTTTGATTATATGAATGTGGATTAG
- a CDS encoding glycerate kinase, with protein sequence MKNTKILIAVDSFKGSLSSSNAAKIISKGFLKINPNLEIKTVAIADGGEGTVEAFIENFGGKYVSAYVSNPLKKRIRAKFGLIENEKTAIIEMSAASGINLILPEERNPLFSSTFGTGELILKALKNNVNKIILGIGGSATNDGGIGLASALGIKFLNKNNKQIGINAEVLSELEFINIQDRNKLIKSVQLIVLSDVTNPLLGQNGASFVYAKQKGATNDTIKILEENLKNLVRVVKKDLNLHIESLPCTGAGGGLTYGLVTFFNAKTVNGIEFLINQLNLDEVIKQFDYVITGEGKMDIQTTYNKAPWGIMKIAKKYDKKIIGIAGKIEDNEEKILSKNFNYLYSMVNSKVSYNESIKHPKAILNKLSQKIAKELFC encoded by the coding sequence TTGAAAAACACAAAAATACTTATTGCAGTTGATTCATTTAAAGGAAGTTTATCCTCAAGTAATGCTGCAAAAATTATTTCTAAAGGATTTTTAAAAATTAATCCAAATTTGGAAATTAAAACAGTTGCAATTGCTGATGGAGGAGAAGGAACTGTTGAAGCATTTATTGAAAATTTTGGCGGGAAGTACGTTTCAGCTTATGTAAGTAATCCTTTAAAAAAAAGGATTAGAGCAAAATTTGGTTTAATTGAAAATGAAAAAACTGCAATAATTGAAATGTCTGCCGCGTCCGGGATCAATTTAATTTTACCTGAAGAAAGAAACCCACTTTTTTCTTCAACTTTTGGGACCGGTGAACTGATTCTAAAAGCTTTAAAGAATAATGTAAATAAAATTATTTTAGGAATTGGTGGAAGCGCAACAAATGACGGTGGAATTGGATTAGCTTCTGCTCTTGGAATAAAATTTCTAAATAAAAATAATAAACAAATTGGAATTAATGCTGAAGTTTTAAGTGAACTGGAGTTTATTAATATTCAAGATAGAAATAAATTAATTAAATCAGTCCAATTAATTGTACTTAGTGATGTTACAAACCCTTTACTTGGCCAAAATGGTGCTTCATTTGTGTATGCAAAACAAAAAGGGGCAACTAATGATACAATTAAAATTCTTGAAGAAAATCTTAAAAATTTGGTTAGAGTTGTAAAAAAAGATCTCAATCTTCATATTGAGAGTTTACCATGTACTGGTGCCGGTGGTGGTTTAACTTATGGATTAGTTACATTTTTCAATGCCAAAACTGTAAATGGAATTGAATTTCTGATTAACCAGCTAAATTTGGATGAAGTAATAAAACAATTTGATTATGTAATTACCGGCGAAGGAAAAATGGATATCCAAACAACTTATAATAAGGCTCCATGGGGAATTATGAAAATTGCAAAAAAGTATGATAAAAAAATTATTGGAATCGCCGGAAAAATTGAAGATAACGAAGAAAAAATTCTAAGTAAAAATTTCAATTATCTTTATTCAATGGTAAATTCAAAAGTTTCATACAATGAATCAATAAAACACCCAAAAGCAATTTTAAATAAATTAAGTCAAAAAATTGCTAAAGAACTTTTTTGTTAA
- a CDS encoding GntR family transcriptional regulator, which produces MKIDLNDPTPFYEQIENIIRYEIKTGVLKEGDQIGSHNELAGKYSVSLITIKKALSNLIKDGALISRIGKGTFVSSGEKKLDLSKHQSIGLVLRDLNHPFFSPIVKSVEKKVSDLGYNLLLASTSGDIEKEENQITHFKRIGVSGLIIASMSLDYNASDYIKKLQITNFPYIMISYMHDPDYWYVGIEQELGGYLATRHLINLGYKKIGCVHGGKGNVLGEIRKNGYSRALSEKNIPYNSKYIYYLDQQKSRFESGNDFGKIFTQIDDKPEALFFYTDSSALGFQQAVMEKGLKIPDDVAIVGFNDIELAKYAAVPLTTIKQDASKIGKLAAEIVISRIEGKEQPNRTILKPELIIRESCGAKKLVLKMKVK; this is translated from the coding sequence TTGAAAATCGATTTAAATGATCCGACTCCTTTTTATGAGCAAATTGAAAATATTATCAGATACGAAATTAAAACTGGAGTTTTAAAAGAAGGTGATCAAATAGGATCACACAATGAACTTGCCGGAAAGTATAGTGTAAGTTTAATTACAATCAAAAAAGCATTATCAAATTTAATAAAAGATGGCGCATTAATTAGTAGAATTGGTAAAGGAACTTTCGTTAGTTCCGGTGAAAAAAAATTAGATTTATCCAAACATCAAAGCATTGGATTAGTACTAAGAGATCTAAATCATCCATTTTTCTCTCCAATTGTAAAAAGTGTTGAAAAAAAAGTATCAGATTTGGGTTATAATTTATTATTAGCAAGCACTTCCGGTGATATAGAAAAAGAAGAAAATCAAATTACCCATTTTAAGAGAATTGGTGTTAGCGGATTAATAATTGCCTCAATGTCATTAGATTATAATGCTTCAGATTATATCAAAAAACTTCAGATTACTAATTTCCCTTATATTATGATTTCTTATATGCATGACCCGGATTATTGGTATGTAGGAATTGAGCAAGAACTTGGCGGATATCTAGCAACAAGACATCTTATTAATTTAGGTTATAAAAAAATTGGCTGTGTTCACGGAGGAAAGGGAAATGTATTAGGGGAAATCAGAAAAAATGGTTACTCAAGAGCTTTATCCGAAAAGAATATTCCATATAACTCAAAGTATATTTATTATCTGGATCAGCAGAAAAGTAGATTCGAATCCGGAAATGATTTCGGCAAAATATTCACTCAAATTGATGATAAACCCGAAGCTTTGTTTTTCTATACAGACTCTTCTGCTTTAGGATTTCAGCAAGCCGTGATGGAAAAAGGTTTAAAGATACCGGATGATGTAGCAATTGTTGGATTTAATGATATAGAATTAGCAAAATACGCGGCTGTTCCATTAACAACTATTAAACAAGATGCATCCAAAATTGGAAAATTAGCAGCAGAAATTGTAATTAGCAGAATTGAAGGAAAAGAACAGCCAAATAGGACAATACTAAAACCGGAATTAATAATACGTGAATCTTGCGGAGCAAAAAAATTAGTATTGAAAATGAAAGTAAAATAA
- the uidA gene encoding beta-glucuronidase: protein MLNIKENKFRTKINLCGLWNFRVDRLKIGEQENWYKEYKVEFDIAVPGSWNEQLETEGLMNYLGDVWYQKEFFIPKDFNKGKIFLRIDSADYHSKLWINGTYVGENIGGFLPFEFDITNFIKTDETNLISLKVDNELNCNTIPQGISSLDYEKEDRIREETYPPTRFDYFPFGGIHRPIYIYSTPKDFIHDVKIKSKIISDKNAKIIVTTLVKSEKANLIRYEISHRSKKIESIFDILKQKSSNEINIENCQLWEIENPFLYKITIILLKDEEILDSYEMDFGVREIKVDGVKLLLNNKPIFLKGFGKHEDFPIIGKGLNLPLLVKDFSLLKWINANSFRTSHYPYAEEWLDFADKKGILVIDEIPAVSLDFRKITEHTLSNHKDFIKRLIDRDYNHPSVIMWAPGNEPNLVGESSYYNGSGDNYWKEICSYTKSLDDSRPITIPNCQRAGIEDPVFKYSDIISLNRYYGWYENPGNLETAIIRMEDEMDVIANKYKKPVIVTEFGTDTVPGFHSISDQMYTEEYQSKFLELYCNLIESKNYTVGEHVWNFADFKTPQNFRRVVNNLKGVFTRTRDPKQAAFVLKRIWNKNKNRREL from the coding sequence ATGTTAAATATTAAAGAAAACAAATTCAGAACAAAAATTAACTTATGTGGATTATGGAATTTTAGAGTTGATCGTCTTAAAATAGGCGAACAAGAAAATTGGTATAAAGAATATAAAGTAGAATTTGATATCGCTGTTCCGGGAAGTTGGAATGAACAGTTAGAAACCGAAGGATTAATGAACTATTTAGGTGATGTCTGGTACCAAAAAGAGTTTTTCATTCCAAAAGATTTTAACAAAGGTAAAATATTTTTGAGAATTGACTCTGCTGATTATCATTCTAAATTATGGATAAATGGAACTTATGTCGGTGAAAATATTGGCGGATTTTTACCATTTGAATTCGATATTACAAACTTTATTAAAACTGATGAAACAAATCTAATTTCTCTTAAAGTTGATAACGAATTAAATTGCAATACAATTCCGCAAGGCATTAGTTCATTAGATTATGAAAAAGAAGATAGAATAAGAGAGGAAACTTACCCTCCAACACGATTTGATTATTTTCCCTTTGGCGGAATTCATCGCCCAATTTATATTTATTCAACTCCAAAGGATTTTATTCATGATGTAAAAATCAAATCAAAAATCATTAGCGATAAAAACGCTAAAATTATAGTAACTACTTTAGTTAAATCTGAAAAAGCAAACTTAATTAGATATGAAATATCACATAGAAGTAAAAAGATTGAAAGCATATTTGATATTTTAAAACAAAAATCTTCAAATGAAATCAATATTGAAAATTGTCAACTTTGGGAAATTGAAAATCCATTTTTGTATAAAATAACTATTATATTACTGAAAGATGAAGAAATTCTCGATTCATATGAAATGGATTTTGGAGTTAGAGAAATTAAAGTTGATGGTGTTAAACTCTTACTTAATAACAAACCTATTTTTCTTAAAGGATTTGGTAAGCATGAGGATTTTCCAATAATTGGTAAAGGACTTAATTTACCGTTATTAGTAAAAGATTTTTCATTATTAAAATGGATAAATGCAAATTCTTTTCGCACTTCGCATTATCCATATGCTGAAGAATGGCTTGATTTTGCAGATAAAAAAGGAATTTTGGTAATAGATGAAATTCCGGCAGTTAGTTTGGATTTTAGAAAAATAACTGAGCATACTCTAAGCAATCATAAAGATTTTATTAAAAGACTAATCGACAGGGATTATAATCATCCTTCTGTAATAATGTGGGCTCCGGGTAATGAACCAAATTTGGTTGGTGAGAGCAGTTATTATAATGGAAGCGGAGATAATTACTGGAAAGAAATTTGCAGCTATACTAAATCTTTAGATGATTCACGACCAATTACAATTCCAAATTGCCAACGGGCTGGAATTGAGGATCCAGTATTCAAATATTCAGATATTATTTCACTAAATAGATATTATGGCTGGTATGAAAATCCGGGTAATTTAGAAACCGCAATAATCCGTATGGAAGATGAGATGGATGTTATTGCAAATAAATACAAGAAACCTGTTATTGTTACGGAATTTGGAACTGATACTGTACCTGGATTTCACTCCATTTCAGATCAGATGTATACGGAAGAATATCAGTCAAAGTTCTTAGAGCTTTATTGTAATTTAATTGAATCCAAAAATTATACAGTTGGTGAACATGTTTGGAACTTTGCCGATTTCAAAACTCCTCAGAATTTTAGAAGAGTTGTAAATAATCTGAAAGGTGTATTTACTCGAACTCGCGATCCAAAACAAGCTGCTTTTGTTCTTAAGAGGATCTGGAATAAAAATAAAAATAGAAGAGAATTATAA
- a CDS encoding sodium:solute symporter family protein encodes MFGLSIWDILVVGIYIFVILMLGWQSKKKVNSTGDYFMGNRRGSKIMMIANAIGAGTHTNQAVLVAGATYEIGLAGVWYQWFFLFATPFFWLIAPIYRRLRYITMADFFERRYGSKMGVLYAFMGLLFFTLNIGLLLKGTSTVLESITGGELSTVLIVLGLTVFFLAYSVLGGLVSALRINVLQGFFVVILSFLLIPFALFAGGGITEIKSSLPEYMFSFVAPKEVTLFFIVMVVLNGLVGVVVEPHHMAIGGAGKSELNCRTGWTYGNFVKRFATLGWAFIGVFAAALYPGLDHANREQAFGIAVSKLLPVGLLGLMISAMIAMVLGASHNFMVGGSALFTRNVYKKYIHKNSSDDKLLAVGRISSLIIVIGGVTIALTLSSVLEGIKFLWQITSFFGLSFWLGVMWKKANRIGAAASIIVMSIIAIVTGPWILKFPFEYQIALYLPAGFLVMIITSLLTKPESEVKLNEFYTLLHTPVGEEYKLKEKGIEILLEGQAEKSISLQNSDIALEDKGYGLLIVDLMSLYKKFNFNKYSIDLKGFGFAILFVLAILAFGIFSANIG; translated from the coding sequence ATGTTTGGACTTTCTATTTGGGATATTTTAGTTGTTGGCATTTACATTTTTGTAATATTGATGTTAGGATGGCAATCAAAGAAAAAGGTTAATTCCACCGGTGATTATTTTATGGGCAACAGACGTGGCAGTAAAATTATGATGATTGCGAATGCAATTGGTGCAGGCACTCATACGAATCAGGCTGTTTTAGTAGCAGGTGCAACATACGAGATTGGACTGGCAGGTGTTTGGTATCAATGGTTTTTTTTATTTGCAACACCTTTCTTTTGGCTTATTGCACCAATATATAGAAGATTACGTTACATAACAATGGCAGATTTCTTTGAACGAAGATACGGTTCTAAAATGGGTGTTCTTTATGCATTTATGGGATTACTTTTTTTTACACTAAATATTGGATTATTACTTAAAGGTACAAGTACTGTTTTAGAATCAATAACAGGAGGAGAATTATCAACGGTATTGATTGTCTTAGGGTTAACAGTTTTCTTTTTGGCTTATAGTGTCCTTGGAGGATTAGTTTCTGCACTTAGAATAAATGTATTGCAGGGATTTTTTGTTGTAATACTCTCTTTTTTATTAATTCCTTTTGCACTTTTTGCCGGTGGTGGAATAACAGAAATTAAATCGAGTTTGCCAGAATATATGTTCAGCTTTGTGGCTCCAAAAGAAGTTACACTTTTTTTTATCGTCATGGTTGTTCTTAATGGACTTGTTGGTGTTGTAGTAGAACCACATCATATGGCAATTGGCGGTGCGGGTAAATCTGAACTTAATTGCAGAACTGGTTGGACTTATGGAAATTTTGTAAAACGATTTGCAACATTGGGGTGGGCATTTATCGGAGTATTTGCTGCAGCATTGTATCCTGGTTTAGATCATGCAAATCGTGAGCAAGCTTTTGGAATTGCAGTCTCAAAATTATTACCTGTTGGTTTACTAGGATTAATGATTTCTGCAATGATTGCAATGGTTCTTGGGGCAAGTCATAATTTTATGGTAGGGGGTTCAGCATTATTTACACGAAATGTTTATAAAAAATACATTCATAAGAATTCATCTGATGATAAATTGTTAGCTGTTGGCAGAATATCATCGCTTATAATTGTTATTGGCGGTGTAACTATCGCTCTTACACTTTCAAGCGTTCTTGAAGGTATTAAATTTTTATGGCAGATTACTTCATTCTTTGGATTATCGTTTTGGTTAGGAGTAATGTGGAAAAAGGCTAATAGAATTGGAGCCGCAGCAAGTATTATTGTTATGAGTATAATTGCAATTGTTACGGGTCCATGGATTTTAAAATTTCCATTTGAATATCAAATTGCATTATATCTTCCTGCGGGATTTCTAGTAATGATAATAACAAGTTTGCTAACTAAACCAGAATCAGAAGTTAAATTGAATGAATTTTATACATTACTGCATACGCCCGTTGGCGAAGAGTATAAATTAAAAGAAAAGGGTATTGAAATTTTGTTGGAAGGTCAAGCTGAAAAATCTATTTCTTTACAGAACTCAGATATTGCACTTGAAGATAAAGGATATGGATTGCTAATTGTGGATTTAATGAGTTTATATAAAAAATTTAACTTTAATAAATATAGTATAGATTTGAAAGGTTTTGGTTTTGCAATTCTATTTGTTTTGGCAATTCTGGCATTTGGAATATTCTCTGCAAACATTGGTTGA
- a CDS encoding Nramp family divalent metal transporter: MIKKIALFLTAMGPGIFLVGYNIGTGSVTSMASAGASYGMNLTWAVLLSCVFTFILIVTFGQYTLITGKTAIQSFKENFGKVPAQIVLWSLIISEMISSIGVMAIVSEVIHEYSKILSGSGDGISTIIITIVIAVIIVGLLFNGKYSLVEKISIVFVTIMGFSFLLTSFIVIDNPSEILIGMIPNIPNEANAGLIVAGMIGTTMGGVLYVIRSVTVKEKKWNISDLKNEKKDALLSAFLMFLLSAAIMAAAAGTLHPQGLKIDNAIDMVKLLEPLAGRFAISLFVAGLVAAGVSSLFPHYMLVPMLFSDYQNKKLDLSTFRNRGIIIFYALLGLVVPIFGGSPVLVMIVSQALALIATPIVLILMWIQINDKKILGEYSASRIKNIVIGLITLFTIYISIIGFLGIIELT, encoded by the coding sequence ATGATAAAAAAAATAGCATTATTTTTAACCGCAATGGGACCCGGAATTTTCTTAGTTGGTTATAATATTGGAACGGGAAGTGTAACATCAATGGCTTCTGCAGGAGCTAGTTATGGAATGAACTTAACTTGGGCAGTTCTTTTATCTTGTGTTTTTACATTCATCCTAATTGTCACTTTTGGTCAGTATACTTTAATTACAGGCAAAACAGCAATTCAAAGTTTTAAAGAAAATTTTGGTAAAGTACCCGCTCAAATAGTTTTATGGTCATTAATTATTTCAGAAATGATTTCCAGTATTGGTGTAATGGCAATTGTTTCTGAAGTAATCCACGAGTATTCAAAAATTCTATCCGGCTCCGGAGATGGAATTAGCACTATTATAATAACTATAGTAATAGCTGTAATAATTGTAGGACTTCTTTTTAATGGCAAATATTCTTTAGTTGAAAAAATATCAATTGTTTTTGTTACAATTATGGGGTTTAGTTTTCTTCTTACATCTTTTATAGTAATTGATAATCCCTCTGAAATTTTAATTGGAATGATCCCCAATATTCCTAACGAAGCAAATGCCGGACTTATTGTTGCTGGAATGATTGGCACAACAATGGGTGGCGTTCTATATGTAATCAGATCGGTTACTGTTAAAGAAAAAAAATGGAATATATCAGATCTAAAAAATGAAAAGAAAGATGCTTTACTTTCTGCATTTTTAATGTTTTTGTTAAGTGCCGCAATTATGGCCGCAGCCGCCGGAACATTACATCCACAAGGATTGAAAATTGATAATGCAATAGATATGGTAAAATTATTGGAACCTTTAGCAGGAAGATTTGCAATTTCACTTTTTGTTGCCGGATTAGTTGCTGCTGGAGTTTCATCACTTTTTCCACATTATATGCTTGTGCCAATGTTATTTTCAGATTATCAAAATAAAAAATTGGATCTTTCGACATTTAGGAATAGAGGAATTATAATTTTTTATGCCTTACTTGGATTAGTGGTCCCAATTTTTGGAGGTAGTCCGGTTCTTGTTATGATTGTATCGCAAGCATTAGCATTAATTGCTACTCCAATAGTTTTAATATTAATGTGGATTCAAATAAATGATAAAAAGATACTTGGCGAATATTCAGCATCAAGAATTAAAAATATTGTAATTGGACTAATTACTTTATTTACCATTTATATTTCTATCATTGGTTTTTTAGGGATTATTGAACTTACATAA